The following coding sequences lie in one Rutidosis leptorrhynchoides isolate AG116_Rl617_1_P2 chromosome 6, CSIRO_AGI_Rlap_v1, whole genome shotgun sequence genomic window:
- the LOC139854080 gene encoding uncharacterized protein, whose translation MVSGISLSDKADSWHWNLDGDNPFSVKKLSGMCDEKLLSIGSNLSSTLRNNLVPKNVEVFVWRLMKKRLPVRIELDKRGVDLHSVRCPICDDDIETTDHTLLFCSFAQDIWSRINSWWGLGSFSNLSFNEILRGNSGVSMSPFGKKIWQAIEWISAYYIWKNRNNRVFRGNTWSVAVTLNEIQVKSFEWISVRNRGKKFDWYTWLSNPLIYLSS comes from the coding sequence ATGGTTTCGGGGATATCGTTAAGCGACAAAGCGGATTCATGGCATTGGAACTTAGATGGGGACAATCCCTTCTCCGTCAAAAAATTATCGGGTATGTGTGATGAAAAGCTTTTATCTATTGGAAGCAACTTATCAAGTACTTTGCGTAACAACTTAGTGCCTAAAAATGTAGAAGTTTTTGTGTGGCGTTTGATGAAGAAAAGATTACCGGTCAGGATTGAATTAGATAAAAGGGGTGTTGACCTTCATAGTGTTCGATGCCCCATTTGTGACGACGATATTGAAACAACAGATCATACCTTGTTATTTTGTTCGTTTGCTCAAGATATTTGGAGCCGAATCAATAGTTGGTGGGGGTTGGGTTCGTTTTCGAATCTTAGTTTCAATGAGATTCTTAGAGGAAACTCCGGTGTCTCTATGTCTCCTTTCGGGAAGAAAATTTGGCAAGCTATCGAGTGGATAAGTGCGTACTACATTTGGAAGAACCGTAATAATCGAGTGTTTCGCGGAAATACGTGGAGTGTAGCGGTTACTCTTAATGAAATCCAGGTCAAATCGTTCGAATGGATTTCAGTTCGTAATAGAGGAAAAAAATTTGACTGGTATACTTGGTTGAGCAACCCTCTCATATATCTTTCGAGCTAG
- the LOC139852212 gene encoding MADS-box protein SOC1-like has product MVRGKTQMKRIENATSRQVTFSKRRNGLLKKAFELSVLCDAEVALVIFSPRGKLYEFASSSIHDTVERYKNHVKDVQADTSSVEDVQYLKHETAAMAKKVELLEVAKRRLLGEELGTSTIEELLQIEQQLERSVRIIRARKMQVYTEQIEQLQAKEQMLADENVMLNEKCLIEEDRGTEEIRANVRVTEIGENSDVETELFIGPPETRRWLK; this is encoded by the exons ATGGTGAGAGGAAAGACTCAAATGAAGAGGATTGAGAATGCTACCAGTAGACAAGTGACCTTCTCCAAAAGAAGAAATGGTTTGTTGAAAAAAGCTTTTGAACTTTCTGTGCTTTGTGATGCTGAAGTTGCTCTGGTCATATTTTCTCCAAGAGGCAAACTTTATGAATTTGCAAGCTCAAG CATTCATGATACGGTTGAACGATATAAAAACCATGTGAAAGATGTTCAAGCTGATACTTCAAGTGTTGAAGATGTTCAG TACCTGAAGCATGAAACAGCTGCCATGGCAAAGAAGGTAGAACTCCTGGAAGTTGCAAAAAG GAGACTTTTGGGAGAAGAATTAGGAACAAGCACCATTGAAGAACTGCTTCAGATTGAACAGCAGCTGGAAAGGAGCGTTCGCATTATTCGAGCACGAAAG ATGCAAGTTTACACTGAACAGATTGAGCAACTACAAGCAAAG GAGCAAATGCTAGCAGATGAAAATGTAATGCTTAATGAGAAG TGTCTGATTGAAGAAGACCGAGGAACTGAAGAAATTAGAGCGAATGTACGTGTTACTGAAATTGGAGAGAACTCTGATGTCGAAACAGAATTATTCATTGGACCACCAGAGACGAGACGATGGCTAAAGTAA